The Platichthys flesus chromosome 5, fPlaFle2.1, whole genome shotgun sequence genome contains the following window.
AATCAAAGCACCGTGTGAATTAAGCAGAACAAGTATTTTCAGTGATGtaagagaaagaaatgtgtaTGAAGTCACTGTGCACTTTTTCTGTGTGAATCCAGATCCCAAAATTTCCTTGCTCTTAACCAAGAGCTTTGAGTGTCTAAACACAACCATCAAAGACTTTAATAACGCTGAGGTCATAACAAGCGATACCTTCACTCACAACATATCTGGATATAAATTCCACATTTCCTCATGACGTTAAGAGAAATCGTGATCTGGTTGCAATTATGTGTCGTACAAAAAGTATTTGAAGTTGCAAAtcagaataaaatgtaatttctaaGAGACGGATTTGGTCCCGAGtctaaagacaaaaacaaaatccaattACACAAAGTCACGTAAAATCTTGGAGAACGTTATGAGCTGAATATTTACACTTTGTTCAGTGTTGGCAGGTCTACATTGAACATACTGTTCTCTATTGTTCCTGTTGATCTTTATAGTAAGTTTTGGCACAAGTGGCAAAAGTGAGTCATGGTTTTGAGTATTTTACGAGAAAACcccataaaaacataatttgatgTCTCACAGAtgtgtatttttctctcttACCCCTTTAATAATTCTAAAACCATTAACATTTATCATGGGACTCCGTGGAGCATCTCAGTTCCCATTTTAGAAAACACACGAACCATGCCAGAAGAAGTAAGTGGACTAATACTGACGCTAATAACATATCCAGTTAATtttaaacacatgcaaattaTCTAACATATCTTTAGCCGGAGGATTAGCTGCTTCACAGATGAGGAATTCCTCAGTATAGCACTGTTATAGTTGTGATGGATTCCTGGCACACACTGACAttgaacactgtgtgtgttttccagcttaTGGCTATAAGGAGCCCCCGATGATGAGTTACACAGAATGCGGTATTGCCGTCATCACTGGTGTGCTGCTGGTTTTCAGTGTGGTCGGCTCCATCTATGTCTTCAGAGGACATTGGGTAAGACGGCGGAAGTTAAGAAACTTGGTGTTGCACATTCCTAAGAACATAGCTTTTTTTACCAACTTAGACTGTGGTGTtgtgatgtgggggggggggggggggattctgagGCTGATACAGATGAGCCCATCTATTGAGACAAATTATATGGCAACTATTTTGATAGTTATTCACCAATTAAGAACCATTTAGGTCATTTTTCCAGCTAAAGTGTCAAAAAGTAATActctttttcttattgttttctaATAGTTTTGCGATTAATGgatataatacaaaaataatcccACGTCGTTTGTGTACATCCTCAATATCTGGTCGGACAAAACAAGATGTTGCCTTCTAGGATTAGGATCATTAGTTGTAGCCCCAGATCCAGATTCCTGCTCCAGCACCATATCACCTCAGAGATCAGGTCACTTAAGATAACATCCTCCATGATGAGGACCAGTAGGAACATTTCTGAGAAATGGCAGCTTTACATTCATGaccaacaaaaaagaaaccagACTAATCTCTCTGTTGACGAATCAGTTGCCAGTTCACAACATGTGGACTGATCTGAGTGACTGATCTGGATTTGAGCCTCACAAAAGAGtagttttcataaaaaaaaaacgattcaGGAGTAGTCCTTGTTCTTTTGGATCTTAGTGCTACTTATTATATATATGTCTAGACAAATTGGTAAAGTGGCTCTGACTTGTGGATATAGTCCTGCGAAGAAATTACATTATATCTCACTCTGTTACCATGACCTCGTGTAGGACAAAGCACGCAGCAACAGCTACCTCATCCTTTCACTGAGTGTCTTTTATAGCTGAACTCTGACAGTTGGTCTACACTGTTATCCAGAGAAAGTATATTACAGTAAATAATAGTATttggcaaaaaaatatatataatttaatatttcaccTCCTATGACAGAAAACCGAAGAAGTTGCGAtggcaacacaacaaaatccTCATTTGCCTTTATCTTCTTCTAGTGTTGTCCACTTTGCATCACTattctttgattttatttaattaatactCATTTATAGAAAGAGCCGATAACTAAAAGTGGCAAAACCAGCGGGAAGCAGAGGCAGAACGGAGAAGAAACGGAGACTAGCGAGACGGAGGTAGACAACGCAGATAAAGGAACAGCTCCATCTACATCTTTCTATGCTGCAAGTAACATTATTTTCAACAGTGTATATGCATGAACACAATTGACTGAAAGTATGCTTTTGTtttccatcacattttattcatttatttcgaTTTGTTTGGTCTCAGAGTCTGCAGGCTCGACCCAGGTCCATTTATGATGTGATCGACTGCTCGTTTGCCAACCAGGAGCCGGATCAAAGGGAAACCAAACCCAACGAGAATGAACACACAGAAAACGTCAGTGTGAACTTTAGGTGCTTTGCCATGTTTTGTTATCACAGGAAAACAACCACACATGCGCTTAGTTACCTGTCTTCTGCTTCATTCACAGACGGAGCAAACCACACCACCCCAGGCTGTCGACGTCTTTGATTCTGTCTATGAGAACTTTTGATCATGAATAAACTTGAGTGAGAGATTTTGAGAGGGCAAACATATTTAGATTAtttataagtaaaaaaaaaatttgaataaatattctgtttcatgtttaaaGTGAAGACATAAAAGTGTTGtcactatttttattttattttattttattttattttattttattttattttattttattttattttattttattttattttattttattttattttttttattttgtagggcccgagcactgacaggcccTGACAGGTCAGTAGCttacacaaataaagaaaacaccatATTACAAAAAACCTTTTCGAAAGAGACATATTGATAAATGAAAACAGTAAATATAGcgtttaaatacatttactggaatataataaaaataaaataaagtaatgcAGTATTTTTCTCTGAACTGTAAGTGTAaagttatatatttatcatggaaaaaataaatgtttccatgTCTCACTCTGTTTGATTTCGGGTTTGATTAAATGTTACAACTTCCTCATCTGGGCATTTCCTTTCGAATGAGTCCCACCCTGTAGCTTGTGGCGACCAATGAAACTGCGATGTCTGGATTCCACGAGCCAATGCCGACGCTGCTCTCAGATAGGGACTTCCTGGTTTGACCTGGTTTGTTTTGCTCCATCGACCATGGCCGCCGAGGGAGATTTCCTAGCGAGATATCGAGCTGTGTCAAATAAACTGAAGAAGTGAGCATTGTCATCTCAGCCATTGGTCCCGAAAGGGCTTCAGATATCAGGGATTGTCGCCAGGTTACTCGACATTAATGCTGCAGATCAGTGATGCAGCCAGTGCTAGTACAGGCAGCTAACTGTTAGCCTTTCATAAACGTCAGTGTCGTGTGTTTCCATTTACTGATAACGCTTGTTGTGGAACctgtaatgaaaacatcacGTTGATACACTTTAATTATTCAGTCGTGGGTCGTGAAGCGGAAGTTAACGGAAACGTCTGGCGTTGTTTTACTGTGGAGATGTATCTAAACACGACCAGTGCTAATTAGCCTAGCACACAGCTCCCCGTAACTCTTCTCAGCCAATTAACGTTTGATCAAACTTCTGTCGAGATGTAAACTGATACGTTTGCGTTTCTTTGTTGCAGGCGTTTTCTTCGCAAGCCAAATGTAGCAGAGGCGAGTGAACAGTTTGGTGAGTGTCACGTCCATCACCTGCTGTTTAGTGTTGACACAACAGGGATCGTTTTAGCCTTCTTCATACTTCTATATTTAATAtgtgtgtcttttattgtttgttgtgaGTTTGACTCTCATGtgttttctgtcctgtcctctcaGGCCAGCTAGCGAAAgagctgaagcagcaggagtGTCTGCAGTATGCTGCCTTCTGTAACCTGGCCATGGCTCGGTGAGAGGATCCActcaacacaaaccacacacccATGGCCTGTATGCAGAAGGTCGAAATTAAATCTAGAGTTGCTTTtgtatttaatgaaaaataagtaAACCCCTGCTACAAGTTGGCATTAAATGATACTacctacaaataaaaatgactattcatttttatttcataatttcatGTGGTAACCCCTATTTGTGTATTTACTTATTGATGTATCTACTTACTAATACTGTATATACAACTGTTCCAGATTGACACAAATCATTTTAGATTATAACTCAGTAAAAGATACACATCAGTGTagagtataaatatatacatgcatGGTTACGgctagacccccccccccccccccccctagttCAGATTGAGAAGAATCTTTATTTCATGACATACTGTGATATTTTACACAATTACCTGCTTCAAACTTTTATAGTTTAGCAAAGACCTCTTTCCGTATCTGCCACCAAGCACATATCATGGTCCTCTACTAGTTTAGTGTGCAAGAGCTGTGTAAGTCTGAACAGGGCCTTGACCTTCAATGTTTTTGGGACAATGACAACCAAGACCCAGCCCTTATCCCTCAACATCAGTGGCTGACCTCAGTATCATTTTGAATAGAAGACGATGAAGGAAGATGTACATTTGAATGTCTTTTGTACGATTTAggttaccaactaccagtagatgttagcaggtCTTATTTATCACCAGCGGATGTTAAGGACAGAACTTCAGTTGAATTGGATCAAATTCCTGAAATcagatattaatatattttagaaaACCTTCCACGACAGTTGGAGGCTTTTTAAGCAACATATTACCGTTAGAATTTTTTGGTATAAGATGTTCAGCACAGTGAACACCACACATGGTTTATTGTTCAGGTTTCCACATAGTTTTGGCCGTGTAGTGTTCTTAAAGTCCTACTGTCACCTCATAACGTTTTTATCATGTTAATGCTATTTGTGTAAATGTTAATCACAGTTTAAGTTCAActtgaaatgttttcacactATCCTcatcataaaatataaataagaatatAAGTTGAGTAAAGAATGTGCAGAATAAGTCAAACTTGTGCTTGTGCTGAGTACAAGGTCAAAATGATCGTGAAGGATGTTCTCGTCCTTCACGATAAAGAACCAGATGGTGTTTGGAATTGGCCCAGAGGTAGCGTGTATCATTCACAGTGATGACATGTTTTAGTGCTGACGTGTTCACATCTGTTGTTGTTACACATCCTGAATGTCTTCACTGCAGGTGTGAGCAGACTCTGTTTAATGCTCCTGGAGAGGCCTTGGCATTAACTGATGCTGCCCGCCTCTTTCTCTTGTCTGAGAAGGAGAACAGGGCCCTGCAGGCCCCGGGCTTTGATGAGCACCTTCAGGCTGCACTTAACTGTTACAGCTTTGCAATTAAGGTAAACTTTGATTCCTGGTCTGGTTTTGACTTTTTAACGAAAGTAGTAGTACATTCATTGTGAAATGTTTAGTTATTTTGTATATGAACCGATTAAGGGTGTACATACCTGTATTGTGATCACATGAGACAGTAGGAAAATGCTGATGTACAAATGGTTTACAGGTGTTCATTGAGATGAACCAGCCTGTGATGGCTGCGAGTCTGTGTCTAGAACTTGGAAATGCACTCAAGGTAAAACTCCGAATCAGAGACGTTCACAATATGAATAATTGTGATTTTTACGTACTTACTATATATTTTATCTGACATATtaacctcagctcctcctctgtttccaaTAGGAGATGAACAGACCAGGAGAGGCCATCGTTCATTAtcagagagctgcagagttGCAGACGCAGACACCGATTGAAGCTCTGCTGTCAATGGGAGAAATAGCAACGTGTAAAATTCTCACCCGTGAGTTCAGCCTGATAAATCACATCTGATTATAAACCTGATATCAATGGGGTTTTTTAACCTGCTTATGCATACAGAGCTGATTTGACTTGTTTTCTGTGGTTTAAACTTGTCTTCTCTGTTTCTGCAGGTGACTATGATGGTGCTTTGTCGATGTTCACGGAGATGCAGCTTGTGTGTCAGGAGAGAGGACTGCAGCTACCAGGCACCAGCACCCCTGTTGGTAAGACCCTGCGTTTATCTAAAGACTCTTTGTGTTTAAAATTATCTCATATATGGGCAAAATATTGAATGGATACTTGGTTGTATGTTTAAAAATGAGGGCTGCATGAAATATCTCATAAACCCCAAAAATGGCATAACATTTAATTGAAAAGCTGGGATGTTGCTTTATTACCATTGTTGGATTTTATTTGATTACAGTGACAGGAACAATGTTAAATGATATTAAGGCAACTTAATCTTCTGTCTGTATTTCCCTCACATTCTCATAGGTGCATTTCTGGATATTGTGGCAAAATGTGAGATCTCCAGAGtactgctgctgatgctgttaGAGGTAAGTATGCCACTTTGATATAAAAAGACGAGACATGCAAGAAAACCATAGACATCACAATGCCTGTCTAAGCGAAGTAGAAAACACAACCGTGATGAGGGAAAACCTTAATTTAGAGACAATGAATCCAGCAGGTGTCATCACTTAACTCATTACAATCTTGATTTTGAGTTTTATAGGCAGTTTTGATGATGAATGTAAATGCTATGTGAAGTTCTTTaaagaaagacacagagcaTCATGTCGGCCTGACAATATATAATTGCTACATCCATCAGTGAAAAGGTAATCGTTACATCTTAAGGATCTGCACATCAGCAACACGAGGGAAAATATTGTCGAGAGTATTAATATTGTATCATAGATTTGATTATCAGCCCCACTTTGCTCTCTGTAAGTCTTTATTGTTCAGCAAGATGTAAATGTTCCAACCTGTTTGACTGTGCAGCCTCCACCTCAGAAGTTGTTACCAGAACATGCACAGACCCTGGAGAGATACGCATGGGAGTCCTTTGACCCTCACAGTCAAGGTAAATGCACCTCATTATTTATCTACTTTATAGCAAAAACATCTTAATTCCACACATATTCTCTTTTGACTGAGAATTCAGAAAATGCTTCCTTAATCCCTTGAATGTCGTTTGACTGAAGTCGAATAAACATGgatcccttcctctctttcagtGACCTTCCTGCCTGAGAATGTTTTCCTGCTCTTGCAGTCAGTAGTGGTGAGTTTCACTGAGTTCTCTTCACAGGATTTCCTGGTCCTTCCTGCCTCGTACAGGAAAAAAAGGATGGGTCATCGTGGCCTTCACATTGACAATGATAAAGGTCTTCCTTCGCCAGTGGAATTAAAATGTCCTATTTGCagtggtgtttgtgttacaAGACGATTCCCTGTttctttccccttttctttcaaTGTTGCGATGAGCATTAATACTTAGAAATGTGCTGGAAAAACTATTCTTCTATTTGATGTAAATAATGTTGATAAAATAAGATATGAGCATGCACAAACATTTAGGAGACTCTGAGAACTTGTCAAGGTTATTTGAATGTGCAGTTAGTTTAATTTGTGCAGTGTTCTAACAGGAAATCTGTTTTGCAGATGGCATGTCAGGAGAAAGATACCGAGTCCCTGAAGTCTCTTCAGACTGAGCTGTGGTGAGTGTTTGAAAAACTCAAATTTCGTCATGTGATGCAGGTTGAGCTGCATTGTCATCATTTCTCAAACTGAGTTCTCCATATTTATTATGTGTTGCtgtttcttcctccctcaggcCATATCTGGCAGCTGAGCAGAATCACCTTCTCCACCTGGTGGTTCAGGAGCGCATCACGCCGTCTGGCCAAGGCATTTAGTACAGTCCAGTTTCTTTTACTAACTTCCTCTGGGAACAATACTTCACATAATGGAACATTCCTGTTTCTGACTGGGTCTGTTGTAAGACCTGAAGAAGTGTTGCTTATAAAACTTCTGTGATGGAACTTGCACTCGACACAAATGCACACTCTACAAAACCCTGCCCTTGTTATTTAGAAAAGTATCTTTGTCGAGAAATGAGTGTTGTCTGTTGTTATTCTGATGTGAAGATGTTTGTCACAATATAACTTAAGACtgaatttaaattgtttaaagtGAAATTCTATGTGCTCTAACTTGAGGGAAGGCTACAAAACTGGACGAATCTTACACATGTATTACGCAATAGTGACCGTTttgattttgttgtatttatagCAGTTCAATAGAAGAAACATGGATGCCTtgagttatttgtttttattaataaatgatATGGCTTTTATTCCAATGTAATTACAAACAAAACCTTCTATTGTATAGTTCTGTAATATGGTGAAATAAACCACCATTGTCCTCCATCCCTGGTTCACTTGTACAAACGACATGTACTTTTCTTAGGATAGCAGccaactaacacacacaaaatcaaacatgaCTAAAACAACAAGGAACACTCCATACAAAATGTTACAAAAATATAATGGTTACAATGTTCATAGATTAAAAAGGATACAATATACTTCAGTTGTAAAATAAAGATACATGATTCAAACTACTTGTACTGTAACTTTAGGCTTGACCCTCCTGATTGTTCAAGTTCTGCAAAAAGGAATGCTGTACTTAGGCCAGCTACCCTCTCAGacacagattttattttcattcctCAAATCTGGACCACTGTGGCAGTAGCTGTCCGCCTCACAATGTGTTTATACAGGACGATGAGTACTTTGAAATCACAGAATATGTTCAACTTCTACATCTCAAAGGCCTTTTAACCTTCTCAGACCAGGAACTCTGTTAAGATTTAAAATGcagtagtttgacattttgggataAACGCTTAAATGCTGTGTTTAGAGTTCTAGGTGAGAGAATTGATACCACTTGTATCTGAACAGGGATGACTAGTGTAGCTTAGTATCGAGACTGAAAACAGGGGGTAACAGCTAGCATAGCATAGCTTTGTCCAAAGCAAATCAAACTGCCAAGAAGCACCAGTGCAGTTAAACAAGAGCTAATGGGATAATTCAAAGCTCAAATTATAACTGAGCCGAGTTCGACCCTGGGGGGTTTAACAGCACGCAGCAACAGATTGTGTTGTTCTTGTGTCCCcctggtttctgtttttatgtcaaGCTAAGCTAACTTACCGTCTTTAGCTTCATACAGATTGTGTGTTGGTGTAGTACTGGCCTGCGCCTCATTCTCGCTAAGAGAGCGAGTAAGTCTTTGTCCTGATGTCATACTATTGGATGTTGCCTGAGTTCTTCTAATTCACAGATGAGATAAATGATTCACCGATTTATTTTTGTGGCAGTAGAGCTTTGAAATGATCACTTGTTCAGCTCCCACCTAATCACACCTATTATTTTACTCCCCATATGGTTGCGATCAAACTAAAATACTGCGCTGCCCTCTTCTTAGTCATGGACGAAAATCTGTTCACGTAAAGTTCAGCCCTTCATGTACTGATTAcattatttctatttaaattgACATTATTCAAAGTAGAAACAAATGGCTCTTTTTAGTGATTGAATACAAGTCCCCCTGCTTTAACTAGCTTCAGATGtagattattttgtttttctccgaCCAAATTTCCGGCAAATCCCACTTATCTAATTTCCCATACTCAAAAGGAATCTGTCCCCAGCCCTGCCCCCtttcctcttccccccctcACTCGCTCTTCTTCCGCAGGACGAGGTAGGTAACCGCTAGGAGAAAGGTGAGAACAAAAGAGATCCAGGCCAGGATATAGGAGTGTCCGTACCCTCCCACCGTTTCATCGGTGTGAAGCTGGGCCGTGTAGATGGAGGCTGCTATCATTATACTGAGGCCTGCatgagagaagagggggagtgTTGACAAGGCAATTACACAGTAATTACTTTTGCCACTGTAAGATAGGGCTCATGAACAAAGACGATGTGA
Protein-coding sequences here:
- the f8a gene encoding 40-kDa huntingtin-associated protein, giving the protein MKLRCLDSTSQCRRCSQIGTSWFDLVCFAPSTMAAEGDFLARYRAVSNKLKKRFLRKPNVAEASEQFGQLAKELKQQECLQYAAFCNLAMARCEQTLFNAPGEALALTDAARLFLLSEKENRALQAPGFDEHLQAALNCYSFAIKVFIEMNQPVMAASLCLELGNALKEMNRPGEAIVHYQRAAELQTQTPIEALLSMGEIATCKILTRDYDGALSMFTEMQLVCQERGLQLPGTSTPVGAFLDIVAKCEISRVLLLMLLEPPPQKLLPEHAQTLERYAWESFDPHSQVTFLPENVFLLLQSVVMACQEKDTESLKSLQTELWPYLAAEQNHLLHLVVQERITPSGQGI